The following DNA comes from Peribacillus sp. FSL E2-0218.
TATGGCGCATTGGGTTATGCGGTCATATCGCTGATCACTGGCTATGTGATGTCCTATTTCGGAGCAAACAGCCTGGCCTTTCTTTTTGCCGGGATCGGGCTAATCAGCTTCATCATTAGCTGGATGATGCCGGATGCACCGGTGTCGGGGAAACCTGTCACCTTGAAGAGCCTGAAGCACTTTTTCAGCAATAAGGAGACGCTGCTTTTTTTATTGTTGGTGTTTATCTGTGCTGTTCCTGCAAGAATGAATGATACGTTCCTAGGAGTGTATATCCGGGAGCTTGGCGGAAGCGCCAAGCTTGTCGGCTTGACCTGGTTCCTGGCGGCCGGAAGTGAAATCGTCGTATTCGCCCTAAGCTTCTGGTGGCTGCGCAAAGGCAAGGAAATCATCATCATTTCGTTTGCAGCGGCGTTTTTCTTTATCCGCTATTTCGTCTCTGCCTGGATTACCGATCCGCATCTGCTGGCTTATTTACAGGTTTTGCAAATACTGACTTTCCCGATTTTCTATTCTGCGGCGATTCAGTACCTGTACCGCATCGTACCGGTGGAGTGGCGCGCCACAGGCCAGACTGTACTGGCGCTATTATTCTTCGGGGTATCGGGAATCATCGCTTCTTATGTAGGCGGATCCATCTATGAGGCATTCGGAGGCAAGACTTTATACTTGTTCATCTCCTCGATATCCTTTATCGGCATGGTTTTCGCCTTGGTGCTTTATCGCATATACGGCACAAGGCTTGACACGGCAGAGGAAGCTTGATTGAACTGTAAGAAAAAGAGCATGTTTTTAAAACATGCTCTTTTTTCTTGCATCATTGTTCATCATCGACGAGTGAATGCTTAAATGCGTAAATCACCGCTTGGGTGCGGTCCTGCACTTCAAGCTTACTTAATATATTGCTAACATGCACCTTGGCCGTTTTCAGGGCAATGTATAGTTCATCGGCTATTTCCTGATTCGTTTTCCCTTGTGTCATTAAAAGCAGGATTTCCATTTCACGGTTTGTCAATTGTTCATGCCGCTCGTTTTTCTTCGGGCGGCGTAACTTCTCCATCATCTTCCCGGTCACCTCAGGCTCCAGTACGCTTTGTCCTTGGAAGGTGGACCGGACGGCTCTGGCAATTTCGCTTGCCTTCGAGGTTTTCAGCATATAGCTCGTTGCCCCGGCTTCCAAGGCCGGATACACTTTTTCATCATCCAGGAAGCTTGTCACGATGATGATCTTGGCTTCGGGCCATTTTTCGATAATTCGCTTCGTCGCTTCTATGCCATCCATTTCCGGCATGACCAAATCCATCAAAATGATATCCGGACGCAATTCCAAAGCCAGTTCGACTGCCTTCAAACCATTGTCCGCTTCCCCGATCACTTCGATGTCCGCTTGGGCCGTTAAATAGGCCGACACCCCAATCCGAACCATTTCATGGTCATCGACAAATAATACTTTAATCATCCTGATCACCTCCTGTATGTATCAAGGGGATTTTCACCTCGAGCTTTGTCCCTTTATTCGGAACGCTTACGAGCTGCATGGTCCCCCCCAACTCTACGGCCCGCTCATGCATGTTTTGCAGTCCGTAAGATCCGGCTTTTGCCTCCTCCGTGTTAAAGCCGATGCCATCATCCGTGATCCGGAAAATGATCAAGCCATCACGAACGATCAATAGCACTTCAAGCGAGGTCGCCTTTGCATGTCTCAGTGTATTGGAAATCGATTCTTGTAAAATCCGGAACAGGTGGTCTTCAATCCCCTTATCAAGGATAACCGGCTCCGCCTTCCAATCTATATCCATGGTCACCTTTTGGGCCAATTCCTCGAGGAGCTCCTTCATTCCCGCTTGTAATGATTTTCCCTTCAACGCAACGGGTCTTAAGTGAAGCAGGAGCGCCCTCATCTCGAGCTGAGATTGATGGATCATCTCTTCCACGACCTTGAATTGCTTCATTTCCGTTTTATCCATATCCGTTTGTGACTCTGTAATGGCCGACATGAACATCGAAGCGGCAAACAATTGCTGGCTCACAGAATCATGCAGCTCCCGCGCCAGGCGGTTTCGCTCCTGGGAAACGATTTCCTGGATCTGTTTCTCCTGGTCGATCGCCTTTTCATTGGCCATTTTTTGCGATAATTTTGTCTGTTCATTGATTTGCTTATGAATTTGATTCATCCGTTCCACCATGGTCGCGAGCTCCGAGATCGGATAGGTTTCCGGCTGTGAAGGCAAGCGGCCCTGTTCCAGCAAGTAAAGGCCTTCATCCACCCTTTGCAGCTGCCTTTTAAAAAACATTCCTGAAACGGCTCCATAAATCAGCCCTGCCGTCATGACCAGACTTGGCAGGAAAATGACGAAGGGAAGCCCCATGACCACTTTCTCCCATAACAAGCCCCAGTCGGACAGCGGGAAAATAAAGAAAATCACCGCCGGCAAAAGAAGCGAAAGAACGAAGGAAACACCTAGGGCACTCAAGATCTGGCGTGTCACGATGCTCATACCCGCTTCACCTCTAAATCCCCAACAAGGATGGACGTGATGATATGCACTTTATGGTCCGCTTCATCGAAGCCCGCTGTTTGAAAAGAATGGATTTGATTAAAGACCCTCGATTCAGGCTTATTTTCAAAAATCCGCGCTCTCCCCGCCATGATGGAATGATGGACCCTTATTTCGATGCCATACGGGATGAGGACCGTGATATTGCCAATGATATTCCTAAGGGAAATGACGGCATCCCCTTTCGGCAGGATCGTCCGGCTCAAATCAATGACCGTATCACCAACCCCGCTTTGAACATTCACGGAATTCCATTCGTATACCTGCTCACCCGTTTGTTGATGGCCGAACAACTTATTTTGAAAGAGATGCCCACTTTTCAATAACGGCTCCTTATGGACTTGTTCTTCGTCAAACCCTTCATTGGTGATGATCGGGTTGATCCAATCGGGATTCTTTTTCGACTGATAATATAAAAGTAAGAAATAAATGAGAATGGCGAAAAGGAAAAACTTAAAAACGAACATATTCAAAACTGTGATGATCAGTGAGATCAGTCCTGTAAAAAATAAAATCTTCCCGATTGTCCGCTTAGTGAATTTCCTGCCCAAATAGATTAAGACAACCGAAAAAGCAAGCGGAAACAGTAAGCCTCCACCCTTGAAGGAAATCTCCAAAAAAAGCAAGACGATTCCGATGAGGAAGATCCAACCCATATAATCCGTTTTCATTTTGTTCAACATCGGCCCGCCTCCCTTGTAATTGATCATGATACTCTTAAAAGGCGCAGTCACCCGCGCCTTTTAAGAATACCACGAATCGATTAGGTTCTAACAGAGCGTTTTCCCTCATCCTGCGCATTTGGAGGATAAGGGATCACAGCCATGCATGAATAATATTTACGCTTCTTTCTGTTCCAATTCCTTTTCAAGCTGGGCGATTCTCGCATCGATGGTATGCCGGTTATAATCGGCATCGACTTTATGCTCGATGCGGTCAATATAGTGCTCCATCTCTTCAAACATCGCTACCGGTTTGGCCTCCGTGCGGCCGGCATCCAACACTCGATTGATCCGGTGGTTTGCCCGGGCAATATTTTCCCTGCCCATCAATTCCATCCGCTTTAAATGCATATCCTTGAGCTTATGCTTCATTTCTTCATATTTACGCTCCAGCTCAGCCAACTGAACCTCCGCACTCTTATGCGCCTCCATCAAGCTTTGCGCACGATCTTCATAGTGCAGGCTTTCCTTAAGGGCAAACTCCATTAACTCCGTTTCACCGGACTGCTTCGCAACCTCGGCTTGGTTTTTGCGTTTTTCAGCTAAACTTTGCGCTTGATTATATTCACGCGTAAACTCTTCTTTCAGAAGATATTGACGCTCAAGCAGCTTGCCGACCTTCTCCGTCTCCTGCTCACACTGCCGCAAATATTGATTCAGCATGCCGATCGGATTCTTTTGCTCCTTCTTATCTAGCAAATCATGAAAGTCCGCCGAAATCGTTTGTTTCATTCTAGAAAATAAATTACCCATTACCTATCCATCCCTTCTATTAGTTCTTATTCAAATCTTTCCACTCTCTTTCAAAATTGGAGAATGGATCATTTTCAGTTGATGCATTTTCATCATTGTCATTCCATTTTTTATAGACGAGGTAAAGTACATAAGCTGCCACCAATCCCAAAATCGCCGGAATATGGGAAATAGAAACAATCAGCACGATTACGCAAACTGACCCCCACGCGACCTTGGCCCCTGTCGAATCGGACTTCATGAACTGCTTGAACCCAAAGTATAAAATCGCCAAGCAAATCGCCAAACCGATCAATGGACCCACATTCGCCAGCAGCACGAACAATGCAATCAAACCTACAATAAACAAACCAAATTTCTTCATCGTTTTCGTCCTCCTTTCCATGTATATATCTTATCTATTTTTCCAAATTCGTATAATGAGCCTTAGCTATATTTTCATATAAGACCTAAGGCGTAGCGTATATAAGTCCCCCAACACTGAGAAGGAAAATTAAGCTGGTCCACTCTCCAATTTGGCGGTTTGACTCGCGATTTGGCTGGCTTTATCGCCAATTTGGGTGCTTTACTCGCGAATTCGGGCGGTTTACTCGGAAATTTGGCAGTTTTACTCGCGAATTGGGCGCCCGGCTCGTTTTTTCCGTTGCTTCATTATTGCCTGGCGATAAAAGACAAAAAATCTTCCGGTTGTATTAAACCGAAAGATTTTTAGCGTTATCCATTATACATATAGGCCTTCGACGTAAACGGAGGTGATGGTTTGAGCGATTTCTTCGACAGAGCTTTGATGCTCGTTCCGGACAATTTCCCAGAGGTACATTTCATTTGTGAAAAACCAGCCTTTTGCAACAATCTCATGGTTCAATTCGGCTCTTGCCAGTCCTTTTTGCTGTGCATAGGCGACGTCCTTTGATATCCGCTGGGTGAATTTCAGGCGGATGGCTTTCCATTTATCTGAAATGACGGCCGACATTCCTATGGCCTGTTCGAAAACCTGGAGCATATTGCGTTCAGCCTCTGCCATTAATAAAAAAGCCTTGGCTTGGTTGTTTATGATTTGTCTCGCTTCGTCTTTTGATTTCGGAAAGAAAGAGGTCTCGGCAATTTCATAGAATTGCCCCATCACATTCTCCATTAATACTATTAATAGATCCTCTTTTCCTTTAAAGTGCACATAGGCCGTTCCATATCCGATATTCGCCCTTTTGATCATCTGGGATATGACTGCGGCTTGATACCCTTCTTCAAGAAAAATTTCTTTTGCAGCTTCCAATAGCTTTTGCCGTGTCATCATCGAGCGTAAATGACGTTTATCCCCTACTTGGCCATCAATCATGCATGCCCCCCCCCCCTTATATCTAGCATAAAGGATTTCCATTGAAATAAAAACGTTTGCAGTAAATTGCAGTCTTTTTTTATTGTTTTAATTTTCTGATTTTTTTATTGACATGATGTCATATTCTTTGCTACGATTTTCCTAGAAAGATAAGTATTTTTATATAGGAGGTCACTATGGTTACAACATACACGTTGGATTACGCGAAACAGCTGGATGAACAAGATGCCCTTCATGCATTTAGGAATGAGTTTTATTTAAAGCCTGATTCCATCTATATGGACGGGAACTCCTTAGGTCTGCTTTCAAAAAGGGCTGAGCGCACTCTTTTGGAATCTTTATCGGATTGGAAGGAACATGGGATCGACGGGTGGACACAGGGAAAACACCCATGGTTTTTCATGGCTGAGGAACTGGGGGCAAAAATGGCCCATTTGGTCGGTGCTTCCGCCGATGAGGTCATCGTAACCGGCTCGACTACGGTGAATCTGCATCAGCTCGTGTCCACCTTTTATAAGCCTGAAGGATCCCGCACAAAAATCCTGGCGGATGAGCTGACCTTTCCGACAGATATTTACGCACTCCAAAGCCAGCTGCGCACTCATGGGCTCGATCCGGAAACCCATCTCATCCGAGTGAAGAGCCGGGACGGCCGATTCCTTGAAGAGGATGATATCATCGAAGCCATGACCGATGATATCGCTCTCATCATCTTGCCGACGGTCCTGTATCGCAGCGGCCAAATATTGGATATGAAACGTCTAACCGAGGAAGCCCATGAAAGAGGAATCATGATCGGATTCGATGGATGCCATTCGATTGGTGCGATCCCGCATTCATTCAGGGAATGGGATGTTGATTTTGCTTATTGGTGCAATTATAAGCATTTGAATGGCGGTCCTGGCGCCGTTGGCGGCTTGTATGTAAACCGTAAACACTTTGGGACGATGCCTGGATTGGCCGGCTGGTTCAGCTCAAGTAAAGAAAAACAATTCGATATGGAGCATACGTTAACTCAAGCCGATTCCGCTGGTGCCTACCAAATTGGGACACCGAATGTGTTAAGCTGTGCCCCTTTAATCGGATCCTTGGAAATTTTTATGGAGGCAGGAATTGAAAACATCCGGGGAAAATCTCTCAAAATCAATCAATATTTAATCGACTTGGTCGAATATGAGTTGAAGGACATGGGGTTTTTCATCGGGACGCCTAGAGAAGAAGCGCGGCGCGGCGGCCATGTCAGTTTAGAGCATAAAGAAGCTGCACGCATTTGCAAAGCATTGAAAGCTAACGGCGTGATACCGGATTTCCGGGCGCCCAACATCATTCGCCTAGCTCCGGTTGCGCTCTATACCTCCTACGCGGAAGTTTGGGAAGTCGTCCGAATCCTCAAAAGAATCATGACAGAAAAACAATATGAAAAGTATAAAAATGAACGTGAAGTCGTGGCATGACAATAAAGCCTGGGGGACACCCTCCCCCAAAGGTTTGATTGGCTTTACATAAAGAAAGGGGATGAAATATGGAGAACAACCATATACAATTGAATAGGAAAGATGATCCAGAAAAAGGATTGAAGCGATCATTGGAAACCAATAAGCTTTCGATGATTGCCATGGGCTGTGCCATCGGGACGGGTTTATTCCTTGGCAGCGGGCTTGCCATTCAAGCGGCAGGTCCAAGCGTATTGCTCAGCTATGCACTGGGGGCGTTCATTGTCCTGCTGTTGATGGGCTGTTTGGCAGAAATGACAGTGGCTCATCCCACTTCCGGATCGTTTGGGGCCATTGCTGAAACGTACGTGAATCCCATGGCGGGTTATCTTGTTCGCTATTCTTACTGGATAAGCAATGTCTTGGCTGTTGGCGTGGAAGTTAGCGCAGTCAGCGTGTATATGAAATATTGGTTCCCTGCCGTACCGGGAATCGTATGGATTTTACTGTTTGCAGGTGTCCTTATTTATGTAAATGCCACTAGCGTAAATACCTTCGCTACATTTGAATATTGGTTCTCCTTTCTTAAAATAAGTGCCATCGTTGGTTTTATCCTCCTTGGAGCCTATGTACTACTCGGTACATCCGAACAGCCACATATAGGACCGGAGAACTTCGTGAATGAAGGCGGTTTTTTCCCATTTGGCTGGTGGGGAATGTGGGTAGCCGTATTCATTTCATTATTCAGCTTTCTTGGAACAGAAATGATAGCGATTACATCAGGCGAAGCAAAAGATCCCGATGTAGCCGTTCCGAAAGCATTAAAAGCTACGGTTTTTCGTTTATCCACTTTCTATGTCCTGACAATTGGGATCATGTTGATGATCGTTCCATGGAAAACAGCTGGAATCGAGGAAAGCCCCTTCGTAAAGGTGATGGAGATCTTGAACATCCCCGGTGCTTCCGGAATCATGAATTTCATCATTTTAACGGCCGCGCTATCTGCCATGAATGCTCAGCTCTATGCTTCGACACGCATGATGTTTTCGTTGGCGCGGCGGGAAAATGCACCTAGCATTTTAGGGAAATTAAACAAAAGGAACGTTCCGGCAAATGCACTGGCTGTCTCGACAATGGGGATTTTCATTGCTGCAGGTGTTCATGCTTTACTTCCAGGTTCCTCCTATGCCTTCATGATGGGCATTTCCATGTTCGGTGCCATCTTCACTTGGTTCATGATCTTCATCTCCCATTTGTATTTCAGGGTGCAATGGGAGAAATCAGGCGGCCGTAGGCTACCGGTAAGAATGATTGGCTTTCCCTATCTAACCATTTTAGGTGCAGGCCTTTTATTCTGCCTGATGATTACGACTTGGTTTACGGATTTCAAAATCATGCTTCAATTCGGGGTTCCTTGGCTGTTATTTTTATCTGTTGCTTATTTCGTTTCGAAAAAAAGAAATTCGATCCAGCATCCAGGACAGGAATCTCCCAATAAAAAGATAAATTAGAATGACATATCACCGTCTTTGTATATGAAAAGTGAGGGGATTAGCGGAATGAAGAATAGGAATGACAAGGAACAAAACGGATCTGGACTAGAAAGAAATATCCAAACCGATTTTCAAAAATCGATGTCTTACGGGGATTATCTCCACCTCGATCAGATTTTATCGAGTCAGCATAGGTGCTCCGATCATCATGATGAAATGCTTTTTATCATTATCCATCAAACGAGTGAGTTATGGATGAAACTCATTTTACATGAATTGAAAGCTGCGACGGAGTGCATCCGCCATAACAATCTGGAGCCCTCGTTTAAAATGCTGTCACGTGTTTCGAGAATCCAACAGCAGCTGATTCAGTCATGGAATGTCCTTGCAACCTTGACCCCGGCTGAATACATGGAGTTCAGGGATAAACTGGGACAATCCTCAGGATTCCAATCCTATCAAAATCGCCTGATTGAATTTGCGCTGGGAAACAAAAATGCCCATACGCTAGCAGTCTATCAGCACGAGGCCGACCTCTATGAGCAAATGCAGCAGGCCCTTCATGAGCCAAGCATCTATGACGAGGCGATCACCGCTCTTGTCGCGCGTGGTCTGCCTGTTGATCAAGACGCCATCAGTCGCGATTGGTCGCAAAAATATGAACCGAATGCCAGTGTCGAGGATGCATGGCTGACCGTTTATCGCGATGTCGAGCAATATTGGGACTTATACGAGCTCGCAGAGAAGTTAGTGGACATCGGCCACCAGCAGCAATTATGGCGCTTCAATCATATGAGTACGGTCGAAAGGATCATTGGCAACAAAACCGGAACCGGTGGATCATCCGGTGTTACGTATTTAAAAAGGGCTCTCGACCAACACTTTTTCCCAGAACTTTGGAGCTTAAGAACGAAGCTTTAAGAAGAATACTGCTGGAGGTAACGCATGAGTACATGGATTGATATTTCACAGCGACTGGATGAACAAGTCGCAACTTGGCCGGGCGATAAACCATTCTCATACAAAGTAAGCTGGAGCAAGGAAGAAAGCGGATCGGTCAATGTAGGCCACATCAGCATGAGCGTCCATACTGGTACACATATCGATGCACCGTTTCATTTTGATAATGAGGGCAAACGGGTGATTGAATTGGATCTCGATTTATATATCGGGTGTTCCCGTGTCATCCACTTACCAAACAGGACGAACATAGGCGTCACTGATTTGGCCAATCACGACCTGCAAGGCGTGACCCGGCTGTTAATTCGGACGGATGCTTGGAAGGATAGGAGCGTATTTCCGGAAACCATTCCCCCTATCCAACCGGAAATAGCCACTTATCTTTCAGGTCTTGGCATTCGGCTTCTTGGCCTAGATTTACCTTCGGTCGATCCATTGGACAGCAAAGAGCTGTCTGCCCATCATGAACTTGCCGTCCATGGAATTCACATTCTTGAGGGCCTTGTTTTGGACGGGATAGATCCCGGGAATTATGAATTGGCTGCCCTTCCCCTGCCATTGGTTCATGCAGATGGAAGCCCGGTTCGTGCTGCATTGAAAAAAATCCCTTGAATGGGATCATCCGAAAAAACGGAAGTGGCTCCCGGATCATGCGGGAGCCATTCTTTTTATTACTGTGTCGCCGACGGGCTATGTACATAAATTTTTTTGGAAATCCAGCCTGTGATTTTCTCGGCTCCAGATGTATAGTTAGAATTACTAAACTAATTTCAAGGAGTGTTCTGAATGTTTATAAAGCTAACAAAAGAGCAACAGGAATTAATGATAGCCGATATCCAATATTTTTTTTCGCAAGAAAGAGATGAGGAAATAACTGAATTCGCTGCAGAACGAGTATTGGACTTCGTTAAAGAATCGCTCGCCCCCCATTTCTATAACGCCGCCGTCCATGATGTCAAACATGTCGTCGAACAGCAATACTCTTCCCTTGAAGATGAAATATTAACGCTCGAACGCCCGATTAAAAGATAAGCGATTTCACGAGCCTTGATTTATTGAAACTCGCGAGTAAACGGCTGAAATTCATAAATAAAACGCCCCATTGATGAATTTTTACCTTTCGTCGCTCCCTCAACTGTGTTTGTTTATGTTATAATCTTCTGAATTCAACAACAAGAATGGAGGTCCGTATATGGATAACTTTTATTTGTTCGTGCTTATGTGCATTCTTCTCATTCTTTTGCCTGGTCCGGATACGGCAATAGCCACTAGGAATACGGTTACCGATGGGACGAAGGGTGGGTTTAAGACGATGCTGGGCACTTGCTGCGCCTTGCTTATTCATACTTCAGCAGCCGTGTTTGGTCTTTCTGCGATCATCGTGAAGTCGGCTTTGTTGTTTTCCGTCTTCAAATATGTGGGGGCCGTTTATCTGGTCTATCTAGGGATCAAAACGTTATGGGGATTAAAGAATAATCAAGCCGACAATGGCACAGTGGTACCCGCGAAAAGCAGGTATGAGAGCCATTCATGCTTCAAGCAGGGGTTTCTTACCAATTTACTCAACCCTAAAGTGGCCGTGTTTTTCTTGACTTTCCTGCCTCAGTTCGTGGATCCGGGCAATAAGACCTTTTTGCCGTTTTTGATCATGGGGATAACGTATACCGTTTTGACGGCGTTGTGGTTCATTTTTTATATCTATCTGTTGAACCAGATCAGCACTTTTATGAAAAAGCCGAGGACGCAGGCTATTTTTGAAGGACTGACTGGAACCGTTCTGATTGGTTTTGGGATAAAGCTGGCACTGGAAAAAGCCCATAATTAATTGGAACTGCACATCAATTGAGACATCTGTCATAATTGGTGTGCAGTTTTTCCCCATCTGAATGGGAGATATTCTTTTAATTGCTATCGGATTAAACGCTTGGCCGAATGGAGATTCCGGCATCATCGGTCATGACGCTTTCCGTTCTCCCCTTTCCCCTCTTCATATTGCCTTTCATTCAACGTATCCATTCACAAAAAAACCAATCGTTTCGAGTTCATGTTCCGTTAATTCCCGGTTTGCCTCTGTTGCCAAATCCCGCTCGATTTTGGCTCGATCTCCTCGATGCTCGACGACAGCTCTGGTGCATTGTTTCATCAAATATAGTTCAGCCTCCATTTCCTGCTTCGTGCAAGGCTGATCATGATGGGAAAGGATATATGTATCGGCATCATAGGCTTCCATTTTCTCGACGAGCCTCGAGGCCTGTTCAGCGGTATAATTCCATTTTTCCGCATAGAGATTGGCGTATAAGCAGTCTCCAAGAAATAATGTTTTTTCCTCTGGAACATAAATGATACAGGAATCCTTGGCATGATCACCGCCGACGTGATCAATGATACAGGTTACATCGCCGAGATCGATCGTCAGCTTTTTTTCAAACCTGATATCGGGCAGCGGCATGGAAATTTCTCGATTTCTTCCAAGCTCCAGCTTGATGGCATCCGCACAAAATGGGATCTCCGTGCCTTCTTCAACCCGCTCGTCAAGAGCTTGATCTTCCCAAGAGAGCGGCTGCATTTCCTTAATATGCTGATAGGTTTTTTCGTGACAAATGACTGGAATTCGGATATGCTCCAGTCCGAATACGTGGTCCCAGTGGGAATGGGTCAATACAAGCAAATCCCCGCTTATATCATGTTTAAGCAATTCGTCCTGAAAGAGCTGTGCATGCCCCACGGAGTTACCGGCATCGATGAGGAGCGTTTTCTTGTTTCCCGTGACGGCGGCAAGAACCGGCCGATCCGTTTTTTGGACCGGTGTCAGGTAGACGATATGTTTCGAAAGGTGCTGTAAAGTTTGCATGATTGTTTCTCCTTCGGATAGATATTGTGGATGGAAGCCTAAGTATACCAAACCGGTGCGATTCCATGGCATTAAAT
Coding sequences within:
- a CDS encoding LysE family translocator, with amino-acid sequence MDNFYLFVLMCILLILLPGPDTAIATRNTVTDGTKGGFKTMLGTCCALLIHTSAAVFGLSAIIVKSALLFSVFKYVGAVYLVYLGIKTLWGLKNNQADNGTVVPAKSRYESHSCFKQGFLTNLLNPKVAVFFLTFLPQFVDPGNKTFLPFLIMGITYTVLTALWFIFYIYLLNQISTFMKKPRTQAIFEGLTGTVLIGFGIKLALEKAHN
- a CDS encoding MBL fold metallo-hydrolase; this translates as MQTLQHLSKHIVYLTPVQKTDRPVLAAVTGNKKTLLIDAGNSVGHAQLFQDELLKHDISGDLLVLTHSHWDHVFGLEHIRIPVICHEKTYQHIKEMQPLSWEDQALDERVEEGTEIPFCADAIKLELGRNREISMPLPDIRFEKKLTIDLGDVTCIIDHVGGDHAKDSCIIYVPEEKTLFLGDCLYANLYAEKWNYTAEQASRLVEKMEAYDADTYILSHHDQPCTKQEMEAELYLMKQCTRAVVEHRGDRAKIERDLATEANRELTEHELETIGFFVNGYVE